In one Nicotiana sylvestris chromosome 8, ASM39365v2, whole genome shotgun sequence genomic region, the following are encoded:
- the LOC104225124 gene encoding pathogen-associated molecular patterns-induced protein A70-like: MFDDSVSTVYSSIWTSMNSWFTPTVLFVLLNVMIATIAFTSSLANQKPNHPPKQEQQQQRQQEQDYSQNQSQQQQQEQQPYKLTRSPSILQRIKSINFYNYRSQEPVKDYNFDNPHNQETTFEPQTHYIFEAAPEHTTIVPETTQYIFNQSHHENAQKTQTQYDFHQTHLENLPDAQTQYLFQHTHEQELKNMDQDINFQQTHQENIQEKSTQYIFQHTHEQELENIDTHFDFKQTHEENEVEEEEEEGELKSLDEVYSQLKERHVSRSRSDTNPSAGEAPIKLPTKMKKSASMKSPFAHFEEETIVEARRPATTRERNVKTNNGDINEVDAKADDFINKFKQQLKLQRLDSILRYKEMIGRGS, encoded by the coding sequence ATGTTTGATGACTCTGTATCTACTGTGTATTCTTCAATCTGGACATCCATGAATAGCTGGTTCACTCCCACTGTCCTTTTTGTTCTTCTCAATGTTATGATTGCTACCATTGCTTTTACTTCTTCTTTAGCTAACCAAAAACCAAATCACCCTCCCaaacaagaacaacaacaacaacgtcAACAAGAACAAGATTACTCACAAAATCagtcacaacaacaacaacaagagcAACAACCTTATAAACTCACTAGATCTCCTTCTATTCTTCAACGcatcaaatccataaatttcTATAACTATAGATCTCAAGAACCTGTTAAAGATTACAACTTTGACAATCCCCATAATCAAGAAACTACCTTTGAACCACAAACACATTACATTTTCGAAGCAGCTCCAGAACATACTACCATAGTACCAGAAACAACGCAGTATATTTTCAACCAATCCCATCATGAAAATGCTCAAAAAACACAAACCCAGTACGATTTCCATCAAACCCATCTAGAGAATCTCCCAGACGCACAAACCCAGTACCTTTTTCAACACACCCACGAACAAGAACTCAAAAATATGGATCAAGATATCAACTTTCAGCAAACCCATCAAGAAAATATTCAAGAGAAATCGACCCAGTACATTTTTCAACACACCCATGAACAAGAACTTGAAAATATAGACACCCATTTCGATTTTAAGCAAACCCATGAAGAAAATGAggtagaagaagaggaagaagaaggtgAGTTGAAGAGCTTGGATGAAGTGTACAGTCAGTTAAAGGAACGTCACGTGAGTAGGAGCAGATCAGATACAAATCCATCGGCTGGTGAAGCTCCAATAAAGTTGCCGACGAAGATGAAGAAATCAGCAAGCATGAAATCTCCATTTGCACATTTTGAAGAGGAGACCATTGTTGAAGCTCGCCGGCCGGCAACTACAAGGGAAAGGAATGTTAAGACTAACAATGGAGACATTAACGAAGTTGATGCGAAAGCAGATGATTTCATCAACAAGTTCAAGCAACAGTTGAAATTACAGAGGTTGGATTCAATTCTCAGGTACAAGGAGATGATTGGTAGAGGGAGCTGA